The following proteins are encoded in a genomic region of Amycolatopsis sulphurea:
- a CDS encoding PE domain-containing protein produces the protein MPGSTPPSGLASSVPAVPGVADLVVQPKKLLDVARVVEEQVTALEDKLLTRLGELRIDTPSADTVSINAIGAWNVLVAEGDQSYVAQVREYVANLHRLVAQLREAAKTYEASEADKAAAFGDRGAHGIH, from the coding sequence ATGCCAGGAAGCACTCCGCCGTCCGGCCTGGCGTCCTCGGTCCCGGCCGTGCCGGGGGTCGCGGACCTGGTCGTGCAGCCCAAGAAGCTGCTCGACGTCGCCCGCGTGGTGGAAGAGCAGGTCACTGCGCTTGAAGACAAGCTGCTCACGCGCCTGGGCGAGCTGCGCATCGACACGCCTTCGGCGGACACCGTGAGCATCAACGCGATCGGCGCCTGGAACGTGCTCGTGGCCGAAGGCGACCAGTCCTACGTCGCGCAGGTACGCGAATACGTCGCCAACCTCCACCGTCTCGTCGCGCAGTTGCGCGAAGCGGCGAAGACCTACGAAGCCAGCGAAGCGGACAAGGCCGCGGCTTTCGGGGACCGCGGTGCGCACGGCATCCATTAA
- a CDS encoding ESX secretion-associated protein EspG, whose amino-acid sequence MNLVLSTLEFDVLWESLDLGARPPALGVRSPGTTHSQRRSLVESAWESLAQRRLARAGRPNSALLDQLHLLARPQFAVDVWVWAEREIHGRAVSRGSQAVLGVVDRDEVWLIPADEGSLAEAAVPVAGELGPGVGQSISVPHDILVAADAAAQGEPKALVTALEDRGLELWHAQELAGMLLGQEARGQFCAERVLRDGTVRRSPRVAAFYDTDSGRYLFQLTDDPDGRGWATVSPADNAVLLDRVRELQAGL is encoded by the coding sequence GTGAACCTGGTGCTGTCCACGCTCGAATTCGACGTGCTGTGGGAATCGCTTGATCTCGGCGCCCGCCCGCCCGCGCTGGGGGTGCGTTCGCCCGGTACCACGCATTCACAACGCCGGTCGCTGGTCGAGTCGGCCTGGGAGTCGCTGGCGCAGCGGCGGCTCGCCCGCGCCGGCCGTCCGAACAGCGCCCTGCTCGACCAGTTGCACCTGCTCGCGCGGCCGCAGTTCGCGGTGGACGTGTGGGTGTGGGCCGAGCGGGAGATCCACGGCCGCGCGGTGAGTCGCGGCAGCCAGGCCGTACTCGGCGTGGTCGACCGCGACGAGGTGTGGCTGATCCCGGCGGACGAGGGCTCGCTCGCCGAGGCCGCCGTCCCGGTCGCCGGTGAGCTCGGTCCCGGTGTCGGCCAGTCCATCTCGGTTCCGCACGACATCTTGGTCGCCGCCGACGCGGCCGCGCAGGGCGAACCGAAAGCACTGGTCACCGCGCTGGAAGACCGTGGACTGGAGCTGTGGCACGCGCAGGAGCTGGCCGGCATGCTGCTCGGCCAGGAGGCCCGCGGCCAGTTCTGCGCGGAACGCGTCCTGCGCGACGGCACCGTCCGCCGTTCTCCCCGGGTGGCCGCCTTCTACGACACCGATTCCGGCCGGTACCTCTTCCAGCTCACCGACGACCCGGACGGCCGCGGCTGGGCCACGGTCAGCCCGGCCGACAACGCGGTACTCCTCGATCGGGTGCGCGAGCTGCAGGCCGGGCTCTGA
- the purD gene encoding phosphoribosylamine--glycine ligase, with product MRVLVIGSGAREHAIALAVSGDAGVTALACAPGNAGTAAVAEQLGVEPADPAAVAALAKEWRADLVVIGPEVPLVAGVADAVREAGIACFGPSAAAARIEGSKAFAKDVMSAAGVPTARSEVVDTPARLDAALQRFGPTWVVKDDGLAAGKGVVVTEDIEVARKHALMLLDGGHPVLLESFLDGPEASLFCFVDGRTVVPMLPAQDFKRVGDGGTGPNTGGMGAYAPLPWVSEDLVNDVVARIVQPVVDELDARGCSFSGLLYAGLALTSDGPQVIEFNCRFGDPETQVVLALLRTSLAEVLKATATGRLAELPPLEWSGGAAVTVVIAADGYPGKPRTGDVITGGEIEGVLHAGTRRREDGAVVSSGGRVLSVVGTGKTLKSARKHAYETVERVHLAGSHHRTDIALRAANGEVAAPA from the coding sequence GTGCGCGTACTGGTAATCGGGTCCGGCGCCCGTGAGCATGCAATCGCCCTTGCGGTGTCCGGTGATGCTGGAGTGACGGCGCTCGCCTGCGCGCCCGGTAACGCCGGTACCGCGGCGGTCGCCGAGCAACTCGGAGTCGAGCCTGCCGATCCGGCAGCGGTCGCTGCGCTGGCCAAGGAGTGGCGGGCCGACCTCGTCGTGATCGGTCCCGAGGTGCCGCTCGTCGCGGGCGTCGCGGACGCGGTGCGCGAAGCGGGCATCGCCTGCTTCGGGCCGAGTGCCGCCGCCGCGCGGATCGAGGGCTCGAAGGCGTTCGCGAAGGACGTGATGTCCGCCGCAGGGGTGCCCACGGCCCGCAGCGAGGTCGTCGACACGCCCGCGCGGCTCGACGCGGCGCTTCAGCGCTTCGGGCCCACCTGGGTGGTGAAGGACGACGGGCTCGCCGCCGGCAAGGGCGTGGTGGTGACCGAGGACATCGAGGTGGCCCGCAAGCACGCGCTGATGCTGCTCGACGGCGGCCACCCGGTGCTGCTGGAGTCCTTTTTGGACGGACCGGAGGCTTCGCTGTTCTGCTTCGTGGACGGCCGCACCGTGGTGCCGATGCTGCCCGCGCAGGACTTCAAGCGGGTCGGCGACGGTGGTACCGGCCCGAACACCGGCGGGATGGGTGCGTACGCGCCGCTGCCGTGGGTGTCCGAGGACCTCGTCAACGACGTCGTCGCGCGCATCGTGCAGCCGGTGGTCGACGAACTTGACGCGCGGGGCTGCTCGTTCTCCGGCCTGCTGTACGCCGGGCTTGCGCTCACGTCGGACGGCCCGCAGGTGATCGAGTTCAACTGCCGCTTCGGGGACCCGGAGACGCAGGTTGTGCTCGCCCTGCTGCGTACGTCGCTGGCCGAGGTGCTGAAGGCCACCGCGACCGGGCGGCTGGCCGAGCTTCCGCCGCTGGAGTGGTCGGGCGGCGCCGCGGTCACCGTGGTGATCGCAGCCGACGGTTATCCGGGCAAGCCGCGCACCGGTGACGTGATCACCGGTGGCGAGATCGAAGGCGTGCTGCACGCGGGTACGCGGCGTCGCGAAGACGGCGCGGTCGTGTCCTCTGGTGGGCGTGTGCTCTCCGTGGTGGGCACCGGCAAGACGCTCAAGTCCGCGCGTAAGCACGCGTACGAGACAGTCGAGCGCGTACACCTGGCCGGCTCGCATCACCGCACTGACATCGCGCTGCGTGCTGCGAACGGCGAGGTCGCCGCCCCGGCCTGA
- a CDS encoding DUF3558 domain-containing protein: MAAVVAVLGVAGCSSGDEGTAYPAQASVSSASQQAMASQLPPRPAELPIAGTDPCELLGQAQFDALKVTSVPRKAADPPDGPTCVLDANQTEPFHAFHLRVVGADLQEWLIGARRKNSMTTTPTSVEGYPALANYRASGTPSDCEVLVGVAKGQTLASQAFAITAGGFSRPQLCELASKAAGLAVQDLKVRS; this comes from the coding sequence TTGGCCGCCGTCGTCGCAGTCCTCGGTGTCGCCGGATGCTCATCCGGTGACGAGGGCACGGCGTATCCGGCGCAGGCCTCGGTGAGTTCGGCTTCACAGCAGGCGATGGCTTCGCAGCTGCCGCCGCGTCCGGCCGAGTTGCCGATCGCCGGCACTGATCCGTGTGAGTTGCTCGGGCAAGCGCAGTTCGACGCGCTGAAGGTGACCAGCGTGCCGCGAAAGGCCGCGGATCCGCCGGACGGCCCCACGTGCGTGCTCGACGCGAACCAGACCGAGCCGTTCCATGCGTTCCATCTGCGGGTGGTCGGCGCGGATCTGCAGGAGTGGCTCATCGGCGCGCGGCGCAAGAACAGCATGACCACCACGCCCACGAGTGTGGAGGGCTATCCGGCGCTCGCGAACTACCGCGCGTCCGGCACCCCCTCGGACTGCGAAGTGCTCGTCGGCGTCGCGAAGGGACAGACGCTCGCTTCGCAGGCTTTCGCCATCACCGCCGGCGGTTTCAGCCGGCCACAGCTGTGTGAACTCGCCAGCAAGGCCGCCGGACTGGCGGTCCAGGACCTCAAGGTACGGAGCTAA
- a CDS encoding glycerophosphodiester phosphodiesterase, whose product MKRTRLGMLALSGLALLGVAGLTVGPAAAVEQTAPDAVAHGRGHDDPVIVGHRGAPGYRPEHTLASYELAWRMGVDFVDVDLVPTKDGQLVARHEPEIGGTTDVADHPEFAARKTTKVIDGTKMTGWFTEDFTLAELKTLFAKERIPQNRPNNQLYNGRFRIATYQEVLDDARRLGRELHRTLGTYPEVKHSTYFSSIGNPTEPKLVDLLNRNGLNRPNAPVAIQSFEVSNLQALHREVKVPLLQLSSATGAPADWVAKGDKRTYADLVSPAGLREVAKYAAYLGPEKAQIIPLDSKGNLGTPTSLISDAHRVGLKVQPYTFRNENPFLPANLRSSDSPAAFGNVFAEEAAFFQAGVDGFFADQPDTALESLHDFLGR is encoded by the coding sequence ATGAAACGCACACGTCTCGGCATGCTCGCCCTGTCCGGTCTGGCCCTGCTCGGCGTCGCGGGCCTCACCGTCGGCCCGGCCGCGGCCGTCGAGCAGACCGCCCCGGATGCGGTGGCGCACGGCCGCGGGCACGATGACCCGGTGATCGTCGGCCACCGGGGCGCCCCCGGCTACCGCCCGGAGCACACCCTCGCCTCCTACGAGCTGGCCTGGCGGATGGGCGTGGACTTCGTCGACGTCGACCTGGTGCCGACCAAGGACGGGCAGCTGGTGGCCCGGCACGAGCCGGAGATCGGCGGCACCACCGACGTCGCGGACCACCCGGAGTTCGCCGCGCGCAAGACCACCAAGGTCATCGACGGCACGAAGATGACCGGCTGGTTCACCGAGGACTTCACCCTCGCCGAGCTGAAGACGCTCTTCGCCAAGGAGCGGATCCCGCAGAACCGCCCGAACAACCAGCTCTACAACGGCCGGTTCCGGATCGCCACCTACCAGGAGGTGCTCGACGACGCCCGGCGGCTCGGCCGGGAGCTGCACCGCACGCTCGGCACCTACCCGGAGGTCAAGCACTCCACCTACTTCTCCTCGATCGGCAACCCGACCGAGCCGAAGCTGGTGGATCTGCTCAACCGCAACGGGCTGAACCGGCCGAACGCGCCGGTGGCCATCCAGTCGTTCGAGGTGTCGAACCTGCAGGCCCTGCACCGCGAGGTGAAGGTTCCGCTGCTGCAGCTGAGCAGCGCGACCGGGGCGCCGGCGGACTGGGTGGCCAAGGGCGACAAGCGCACGTACGCCGACCTCGTCTCGCCTGCCGGGCTGCGTGAGGTCGCGAAGTACGCGGCCTACCTCGGACCGGAGAAGGCGCAGATCATCCCGCTGGACTCGAAGGGTAATCTCGGCACGCCCACTTCACTGATTTCCGACGCACACCGGGTGGGGCTGAAGGTTCAGCCGTACACGTTCCGCAACGAAAACCCGTTCCTGCCCGCGAATCTGCGTTCCTCGGACAGCCCGGCCGCATTCGGGAACGTGTTCGCCGAGGAGGCCGCGTTCTTCCAGGCCGGGGTGGACGGATTCTTCGCCGACCAGCCGGACACCGCGCTGGAATCGCTGCACGACTTCCTCGGTCGCTGA